GGCCGAGCGCGTCCATCCCGCACGGCTCCACCGTGCCGGCCAGTGCGGGAAACACGCCAGGATGCACGTTCGGGATAATAAAATTGTCCACATGCGCGTGCGCGGCTTTGGCCACGCCGGCGTTTACCGAGGCGGTCACCTCCGCCACTCCCCCCGCCACCAGCGCGACGTATTTGCCCGGGCAGACCGTGCGCGACAGGATCAGCTCGACCGGCGCGGTTTTTAGCATCGCATCGGCGGTTTCAAACCCTTTTGCGATGCTGCTCAGTTCCACTCCCCCGATGGCGTTGTTCATGTACCCGCTCCTACGATTCTATATCAATATACAGCGCTGTCACCGCGGTCACCGTGCCCGTGATGGAGGCGTGCAGCGGCACGCCCAGCTTGTCGGCCGGCACGTCCGCGATCTTCTGGCCTTCGGCCACTTTCGCCCCGACCGTTATTTCCGGCACGGCTGGTGTTCCTATATGCTGGTTTAAAAGGATCCGCACTTTACCGATCGGGCTGGGCAGCCCCGTCAGGCGTGCTTCGTTTTTGTACTGCTCAAGCCCCAGCCGTTTCACCAGCCTTGAAACGGGAGTCTTGCGGTACTCGCGCATCGGATGCACGCCCAGGCCCGTGCAGGCGGCGGCTCTGGAATTTTTCACGGTTACGCCCGATTCTCTCAGCTCCGCTTTTGCCGACACGCACATATTGCGCGGATCCAGCCCTTCCGGGCAGGAATACAGGCTGCAAAGCGAGCACTCGCAGCATAACAAGCCGCTTTCGCTGGCCGCGCTGCGCGAACCGGCCGAGGAAAACAGCAGGCTCCGCATCACCTTGTGCGGCTCGACATTGTAGCCCAGCAGGTTGCGCGGGCACAGCATGGTGCAGTAAGAACACTGGTCGCATGCGCTTTTGGCGTGCCGGGAATAGACCGGGTGATCCGCCGCTTTCCTTATGATCAGATCGTGGGTTTTCGGCAGCACGATAATCCCGGACGTGGTTTTGGTGACCGGAGTTTGCGGATCCAGCGTTACCTTCCCCATCATCGGGCCGCCGTCAATATAGGCGGGATCGGCTATTGCGGTTCCGCCCGCCGCCGCGATAAGGTCGGCAAACCGCGCCCCGATCGGAGCGCGGAACGTGGCGGGCCTGCGCACCGCGCCCGTTACGGTTAAGAAAGTATGGGTTACCGGGCCGTCCTGCGCCATGTTGAGGCAGGTTTCCACGTTGTTCACGATCACGCCCACGTCGGGCGGAATTCCGCCCGGCGGGATGCGCCGCCCGGTCAGCTCGTAAACAAGGCAATATTCGTCGCCGGCGGGATAGAAATCGCCCAGCTGTCCGACCGTGATTGCCGGGTGCGCGGCAACCGCTTTTTCAAGCAGCGCGATGGTGCCGCGGTGTTTCTTTTTTATTCCGATAACGGCTTTTGCCGCGCCGGAATGTTTTAGCAGGAGCGCGAACCCGGCAAGCACCGTTTCGGTATGGGTTTTAAGCAGTTCGATATCTTTGTGCAGAAGCGGCTCGCATTCCGCCGCGTTCATCAGCACGATTTCGGCCCGCGCGCCGGCCTTGACATAGGCGGGAAAACCCGCGCCGCCCGCACCGACCACGCCGGTTCGCCTTAAGGTATCGGAAAAGCCGCTCATATATGCTTCATATTACAATTTTTACCGGGTTGGGAACAGGTGGGGCAGCCGGACAGCGCGGACTGTCATGATCCGGGCCGGCTGGCCATCCGGACCCGGCAGGCTCAGTCGGCGCGAGGGCGGGCGAGGATCAGATCAAGCGCGGCCGCGCAATAAGCCAGCGCCGTTCCGTAATTGCGCAGCGCGGCGCGGCAGTAGCGTTCCTGCGCGCCTTCCGCGGCGGTTATCGCGGAAAGAATGGAATTGGCGACGCTCAGATCGAACACGGTCTCGGCGCACTCGTCCCGCTCCAGCATTCGCGGCGCGGCGTTGGCGAGCAGCGCGTTCATGCCCGCCAGCGTGGCGAACAGGTGCACCCGCGAATTATTCCGGCCGCGTTCGGCCAGTTTGAACCTGCGGCCCCGGTTGAGCTGCGCTATGAATCCGCGCAGCAGTTTCGCGGCGGCGGGATCGGCGTTTTTTTCCGGCTCCAGCCGCACCGGAATGGTGTGCCCGCAGAACTCGCCCAGCAAAACGGAAAACTGGCCGGCCAGATGCGGCGCGCGT
The genomic region above belongs to Elusimicrobiaceae bacterium and contains:
- a CDS encoding BMC domain-containing protein gives rise to the protein MNNAIGGVELSSIAKGFETADAMLKTAPVELILSRTVCPGKYVALVAGGVAEVTASVNAGVAKAAHAHVDNFIIPNVHPGVFPALAGTVEPCGMDALGLIECFSVSALIEAADAAAKTAEVTLLEIRLAMALGGKAFVSLTGTVAAVEAAVGAGAKEAGKKGLLIERVVIPQPRPELLREIL
- a CDS encoding SLBB domain-containing protein, whose protein sequence is MSGFSDTLRRTGVVGAGGAGFPAYVKAGARAEIVLMNAAECEPLLHKDIELLKTHTETVLAGFALLLKHSGAAKAVIGIKKKHRGTIALLEKAVAAHPAITVGQLGDFYPAGDEYCLVYELTGRRIPPGGIPPDVGVIVNNVETCLNMAQDGPVTHTFLTVTGAVRRPATFRAPIGARFADLIAAAGGTAIADPAYIDGGPMMGKVTLDPQTPVTKTTSGIIVLPKTHDLIIRKAADHPVYSRHAKSACDQCSYCTMLCPRNLLGYNVEPHKVMRSLLFSSAGSRSAASESGLLCCECSLCSLYSCPEGLDPRNMCVSAKAELRESGVTVKNSRAAACTGLGVHPMREYRKTPVSRLVKRLGLEQYKNEARLTGLPSPIGKVRILLNQHIGTPAVPEITVGAKVAEGQKIADVPADKLGVPLHASITGTVTAVTALYIDIES